In Bacteroidales bacterium, the following proteins share a genomic window:
- a CDS encoding cupin domain-containing protein: MPYIDFKTRKKVKIREGITSSLYHSDQLTFGHVTLEKDIDMPEHRHVHEQWTHVIEGQLLFDMNGDQKLLTPGMSAFIPSNILHSAKAITECKVIDCFLPVRQDYVELEKQTL, encoded by the coding sequence ATGCCATACATTGACTTTAAAACAAGAAAAAAAGTAAAAATCAGGGAAGGTATTACTAGTTCATTATACCATTCCGACCAGTTGACTTTTGGACACGTAACCTTGGAAAAAGATATTGATATGCCAGAACACCGTCATGTTCACGAGCAGTGGACACATGTAATAGAAGGACAACTTTTATTTGACATGAATGGCGACCAGAAATTACTAACACCCGGCATGTCAGCTTTTATTCCCTCGAATATTCTTCATTCAGCAAAAGCAATAACAGAATGTAAAGTTATAGATTGTTTTTTGCCTGTTCGGCAGGACTACGTTGAACTTGAGAAGCAGACACTATAA